One stretch of Hevea brasiliensis isolate MT/VB/25A 57/8 chromosome 12, ASM3005281v1, whole genome shotgun sequence DNA includes these proteins:
- the LOC110658425 gene encoding histone-lysine N-methyltransferase ATXR7 isoform X2 — MVSSAALDQEFDNSFFSRKRLKVSDFEHQELDLHMATTFQLNTMECSSHGCFASHASSSSRSLDEKICSNSVLEMSCQLNGNSGDFPQSNNGGGMGSSSQDKNYSGPTFVSGWMYINENGQMCGPYIQQQLYEGLSTGFLPEDLPVYPIVIGTLLNPVPLKYFKQFPDHVATGFAYLSMGISGTSMPTNCFASFNVNSAVHRQEGLVLHAAQVSPCPDARLVSHSQVHYNTCCSNQPITNSNAANHDTPFSLLSGEDSCWMFEDDEGRKHGPHSLLELYSWHHYGYLWDSLMIYHNENKFRPFPLLSVINAWRRDKLESVFVSDAKTESGSLLSFIPEISEEVSCQLHSGIMKAARRVALDEIISNVISEFSNMKKAHRNSKLNYQAVKTFSTDERTCEAPVERRNVAAPECEASTCNLRSDQAHVDQMPVQFHRSKKSVGSIDNILGSCAVVCRILFDYCMEVMWNAVFYDAITEYSTSWRKRKLWLADQKIRIPASVRDYVKETEKLPSELFLPEQESSDCKFDCPPGFDLVMVKNDSQSQSPSISSFVPGGEKSSKLKSLSCSCAYNGIKRILECVENELHMSTKVSLVEYVEILVKEEVRKVVELSEDGKLNKKTVESSIQCCQTTEYSSSQLHDEPRIESNKLSVETYSDSIQAGKPFGSCSSENLLSNFLARAFEKSGAYVDDTMDDQNIDEPPPPGFEDNARIIVPPPTCKFQPSRSDESIPKIREYVAMAMCRQKLHDDVLRGGILVVIDGILHQFLGIHRTSRRHLEPDSYVEGTSNANWEHDSTTLASLEKAWEGSRKFNNSDSMANTYYRKKKLVRKKLGSSSLSVTPVDTGLQHQPVEKSRKQHIVRDVSESVVVKPVVATLKKRKVTKGQTELSVNARPLKTEVKSNSPSYQSLAKNATHPKVIKIKRTVPRPNNKVAEHVKHSRKSVSNLSEDCANVNKVIDSSGHDVGIEEAPAHDYSKKNLNAKVAKLKRKHSVGGGSSQHPTKIMKVANTASKQVATRLVTVRKTKSSKSRTSNPCPRSDGCARSSINGWEWHTWSRNASPAERARVRGIHCIHANYSSSEAYTSQLSNGKVLSARTNRVKLRNLLAAAEGADLLKATQLKARKKRLRFQRSKIHDWGLVALEPIEAEDFVIEYVGELIRPRISDIRERLYEKMGIGSSYLFRLDDGYVVDATKHGGIARFINHSCEPNCYTKVISVEGQKKIFIYAKRHIAAGEEITYNYKFPLEEKKIPCNCGSRKCRGSLN, encoded by the exons ATGGTTTCTTCGGCAGCACTTGATCAGGAATTTGATAATTCCTTCTTCTCTAGGAAGAGGTTGAAAGTTTCAGATTTTGAACATCAAGAACTTGATTTGCATATGGCCACAACATTCCAGTTGAATACCATGGAATGCTCATCTCATGG GTGCTTTGCCAGTCATGCTTCATCATCTAGCCGCAGTTTGGATGAAAAGATTTGTTCTAATTCTGTGTTGGAGATGAGTTGCCAGTTGAACGGCAATAGTGGTGATTTTCCACAGTCTAATAATGGTGGGGGAATGGGTTCATCTTCCCAGGACAAGAATTACTCTGGACCTACTTTTGTGAGTGGATGGATGTATATCAATGAAAATGGACAGATGTGTGGTCCTTATATTCAGCAACAGTTATACGAGGGTTTATCTACTGGTTTCCTGCCTGAGGATCTTCCTGTTTATCCCATTGTAATTGGGACATTACTGAATCCTGTACCTTTAAAGTACTTCAAGCAGTTCCCTGACCATGTTGCCACTGGTTTTGCATATCTGAGCATGGGTATCTCAGGAACATCCATGCCTACAAATTGTTTTGCCTCTTTCAATGTGAATTCAGCTGTACATAGGCAAGAAGGCCTTGTTCTGCATGCTGCTCAAGTTTCTCCTTGTCCAGATGCACGGTTGGTATCCCATTCACAAGTGCATTACAATACTTGTTGCTCCAATCAGCCTATCACAAATTCCAATGCAGCTAACCATGACACACCATTCTCACTACTG TCAGGGGAAGATTCTTGTTGGATGTTTGAGGATGATGAGGGGAGGAAACATGGACCACATTCTCTACTGGAACTTTATTCCTGGCATCACTATGGATATCTCTGGGACTCATTAATG ATTTATCATAATGAAAATAAGTTTAGACCCTTCCCCCTGCTATCTGTTATCAATGCTTGGAGAAGGGATAAACTGGAATCTGTCTTTGTGTCTGATGCCAAAACCGAGAGTGGCTCACTACTCAGCTTCATTCCTGAAATTTCTGAAGAAGTTTCTTGTCAACTGCATTCTGGAATAATGAAAGCAGCTCGTAGAGTTGCATTAGATGAGATAATCAGCAATGTTATCTCAGAGTTCTCTAATATGAAGAAAGCTCATAGAAATTCTAAGCTCAACTACCAAGCTGTCAAAACTTTTTCTACAGATGAAAGAACG TGTGAAGCTCCTGTTGAGAGAAGGAATGTTGCTGCTCCTGAGTGTGAAGCTTCAACTTGCAACCTTAGATCTGATCAGGCACATGTTGATCAGATGCCTGTGCAGTTCCACAGAAGCAAAAAATCTGTTGGAAGCATTGATAATATCTTGGGGTCTTGCGCAGTTGTTTGTAGAATTCTTTTTGATTACTGCATGGAAGTCATGTGGAATGCAGTCTTTTATGATGCTATTACAGAGTATTCTACTTCCTGGCGGAAAAGAAAACTATGGTTGGCTGATCAAAAGATTAGAATTCCTGCTAGTGTTAGAGATTATGTCAAGGAGACTGAAAAATTACCAAGTGAACTT TTCCTACCCGAGCAGGAGTCCTCTGATTGCAAATTTGATTGTCCTCCTGGTTTTGATCTTGTGATGGTTAAAAATGATAGTCAATCTCAATCACCTAGCATTTCTTCATTTGTGCCTGGGGGGGAGAAGTCATCTAAACTGAAGAGCCtatcatgcagttgtgcatataATGGCATCAAACGCATCTTAGAATGTGTAGAAAATGAGCTACACATGTCTACAAAGGTGTCTTTGGTTGAATATGTTGAAATTCTTGTCAAAGAGGAAGTGAGGAAGGTAGTTGAGTTATCAGAGGATGGCaaattgaataag AAGACTGTTGAATCTTCCATTCAATGTTGTCAGACAACTGAATATAGTTCGTCACAATTGCATGATGAACCAAGGATTGAATCCAATAAATTGTCTGTTGAGACATACAGTGATTCTATACAGGCTGGAAAACCCTTTGGTTCCTGTTCATCTGAGAATCTTTTGTCAAATTTTCTGGCAAGAGCTTTTGAAAAATCAGGGGCATATGTTGATGATACAATGGATGACCAAAATATTGATGAACCTCCACCACCGGGATTTGAAGATAATGCTAGAATTATTGTCCCTCCACCTACATGTAAATTCCAACCATCAAGATCAGATGAGTCCATTCCTAAGATCAGAGAGTATGTTGCGATGGCAATGTGCAGGCAGAAGTTACATGATGATGTACTAAGGGGGGGGATATTGGTGGTTATTGATGGTATCCTTCATCAATTTCTTGGAATTCATCGTACTTCAAGAAGACACCTTGAACCTGACTCTTATGTG GAAGGGACATCTAATGCAAATTGGGAACATGATAGCACCACTCTTGCTTCACTAGAAAAAGCGTGGGAAGGATCaaggaaatttaataattcagactCTATGGCGAACACATACTACCGCAAGAAAAAGTTGGTGCGGAAGAAGTTGGGTTCATCTTCTCTGTCTGTGACTCCTGTTGACACAGGGTTACAGCATCAGCCTGTGGAGAAGTCAAGAAAGCAGCACATTGTCAGAGATGTTTCTGAGAGTGTAGTGGTCAAACCTGTTGTTGCAACTCTGAAGAAGAGGAAAGTAACCAAGGGCCAGACTGAATTATCTGTTAATGCTAGGCCTCTAAAAACTGAAGTTAAAAGCAATTCACCAAGTTATCAATCATTGGCCAAAAATGCTACTCATCCAAAAGTAATAAAGATTAAGCGAACAGTTCCGAGACCTA ATAATAAGGTCGCAGAACATGTAAAGCATAGTAGGAAGAGTGTTTCAAACTTGAGTGAGGATTGTGCTAATGTGAACAAGGTTATCGATAGCAGTGGCCATGATGTTGGAATTGAGGAAGCACCAGCTCATGATTATTCCAAAAAGAATCTAAATG CTAAGGTAGCAAAGCTGAAAAGGAAGCATTCAGTGGGTGGTGGGTCATCGCAACATCCTACAAAGATTATGAAAGTGGCCAATACTGCTTCCAAGCAAGTAGCAACTAGACTGGTTACAGTGCGAAAGACAAAGTCCTCTAAATCTAGAACATCAAATCCCTGCCCTAGGTCTGATGGATGTGCACGTTCTTCAATTAATGGGTGGGAATGGCACACCTGGTCGCGTAATGCAAGTCCTGCTGAAAGAGCACGTGTTAGGGGAATTCACTGTATTCATGCCAACTATTCGAGTTCTGAGGCTTATACTTCTCAGTTGTCTAATGGTAAGGTTCTTTCTGCTAGAACAAACAGGGTGAAGTTGCGGAATCTTCTTGCTGCAGCTGAAGGTGCTGACCTTTTAAAAGCTACACAATTGAAG GCAAGAAAAAAGCGTCTACGTTTCCAACGAAGCAAAATTCATGACTGGGGTCTTGTTGCATTGGAGCCAATTGAGGCTGAGGACTTTGTAATTGAATATGTTGGTGAACTAATTCGTCCTCGA ATATCTGATATACGAGAGCGTCTTTATGAGAAAATGGGAATTGGCAGCAGTTATCTTTTTAGACTTGATGATGGTTATGTG GTTGATGCTACGAAGCATGGCGGAATTGCAAGATTCATAAACCACTCTTGTGAG CCTAACTGCTATACCAAGGTCATAAGCGTTGAAGGTcagaaaaaaattttcatttatgcgAAACGACATATAGCTGCTGGGGAAGAAATCACTTACAACTACAAATTTCCTTTGGAGGAGAAAAAGATACCATGCAATTGTGGTTCAAGAAA GTGTCGTGGATCATTGAATTAG
- the LOC110658425 gene encoding histone-lysine N-methyltransferase ATXR7 isoform X3 has protein sequence MVSSAALDQEFDNSFFSRKRLKVSDFEHQELDLHMATTFQLNTMECSSHGCFASHASSSSRSLDEKICSNSVLEMSCQLNGNSGDFPQSNNGGGMGSSSQDKNYSGPTFVSGWMYINENGQMCGPYIQQQLYEGLSTGFLPEDLPVYPIVIGTLLNPVPLKYFKQFPDHVATGFAYLSMGISGTSMPTNCFASFNVNSAVHRQEGLVLHAAQVSPCPDARLVSHSQVHYNTCCSNQPITNSNAANHDTPFSLLSGEDSCWMFEDDEGRKHGPHSLLELYSWHHYGYLWDSLMIYHNENKFRPFPLLSVINAWRRDKLESVFVSDAKTESGSLLSFIPEISEEVSCQLHSGIMKAARRVALDEIISNVISEFSNMKKAHRNSKLNYQAVKTFSTDERTCEAPVERRNVAAPECEASTCNLRSDQAHVDQMPVQFHRSKKSVGSIDNILGSCAVVCRILFDYCMEVMWNAVFYDAITEYSTSWRKRKLWLADQKIRIPASVRDYVKETEKLPSELFLPEQESSDCKFDCPPGFDLVMVKNDSQSQSPSISSFVPGGEKSSKLKSLSCSCAYNGIKRILECVENELHMSTKVSLVEYVEILVKEEVRKVVELSEDGKLNKTVESSIQCCQTTEYSSSQLHDEPRIESNKLSVETYSDSIQAGKPFGSCSSENLLSNFLARAFEKSGAYVDDTMDDQNIDEPPPPGFEDNARIIVPPPTCKFQPSRSDESIPKIREYVAMAMCRQKLHDDVLRGGILVVIDGILHQFLGIHRTSRRHLEPDSYVEGTSNANWEHDSTTLASLEKAWEGSRKFNNSDSMANTYYRKKKLVRKKLGSSSLSVTPVDTGLQHQPVEKSRKQHIVRDVSESVVVKPVVATLKKRKVTKGQTELSVNARPLKTEVKSNSPSYQSLAKNATHPKVIKIKRTVPRPNNKVAEHVKHSRKSVSNLSEDCANVNKVIDSSGHDVGIEEAPAHDYSKKNLNAAKVAKLKRKHSVGGGSSQHPTKIMKVANTASKQVATRLVTVRKTKSSKSRTSNPCPRSDGCARSSINGWEWHTWSRNASPAERARVRGIHCIHANYSSSEAYTSQLSNGKVLSARTNRVKLRNLLAAAEGADLLKATQLKARKKRLRFQRSKIHDWGLVALEPIEAEDFVIEYVGELIRPRISDIRERLYEKMGIGSSYLFRLDDGYVVDATKHGGIARFINHSCEPNCYTKVISVEGQKKIFIYAKRHIAAGEEITYNYKFPLEEKKIPCNCGSRKCRGSLN, from the exons ATGGTTTCTTCGGCAGCACTTGATCAGGAATTTGATAATTCCTTCTTCTCTAGGAAGAGGTTGAAAGTTTCAGATTTTGAACATCAAGAACTTGATTTGCATATGGCCACAACATTCCAGTTGAATACCATGGAATGCTCATCTCATGG GTGCTTTGCCAGTCATGCTTCATCATCTAGCCGCAGTTTGGATGAAAAGATTTGTTCTAATTCTGTGTTGGAGATGAGTTGCCAGTTGAACGGCAATAGTGGTGATTTTCCACAGTCTAATAATGGTGGGGGAATGGGTTCATCTTCCCAGGACAAGAATTACTCTGGACCTACTTTTGTGAGTGGATGGATGTATATCAATGAAAATGGACAGATGTGTGGTCCTTATATTCAGCAACAGTTATACGAGGGTTTATCTACTGGTTTCCTGCCTGAGGATCTTCCTGTTTATCCCATTGTAATTGGGACATTACTGAATCCTGTACCTTTAAAGTACTTCAAGCAGTTCCCTGACCATGTTGCCACTGGTTTTGCATATCTGAGCATGGGTATCTCAGGAACATCCATGCCTACAAATTGTTTTGCCTCTTTCAATGTGAATTCAGCTGTACATAGGCAAGAAGGCCTTGTTCTGCATGCTGCTCAAGTTTCTCCTTGTCCAGATGCACGGTTGGTATCCCATTCACAAGTGCATTACAATACTTGTTGCTCCAATCAGCCTATCACAAATTCCAATGCAGCTAACCATGACACACCATTCTCACTACTG TCAGGGGAAGATTCTTGTTGGATGTTTGAGGATGATGAGGGGAGGAAACATGGACCACATTCTCTACTGGAACTTTATTCCTGGCATCACTATGGATATCTCTGGGACTCATTAATG ATTTATCATAATGAAAATAAGTTTAGACCCTTCCCCCTGCTATCTGTTATCAATGCTTGGAGAAGGGATAAACTGGAATCTGTCTTTGTGTCTGATGCCAAAACCGAGAGTGGCTCACTACTCAGCTTCATTCCTGAAATTTCTGAAGAAGTTTCTTGTCAACTGCATTCTGGAATAATGAAAGCAGCTCGTAGAGTTGCATTAGATGAGATAATCAGCAATGTTATCTCAGAGTTCTCTAATATGAAGAAAGCTCATAGAAATTCTAAGCTCAACTACCAAGCTGTCAAAACTTTTTCTACAGATGAAAGAACG TGTGAAGCTCCTGTTGAGAGAAGGAATGTTGCTGCTCCTGAGTGTGAAGCTTCAACTTGCAACCTTAGATCTGATCAGGCACATGTTGATCAGATGCCTGTGCAGTTCCACAGAAGCAAAAAATCTGTTGGAAGCATTGATAATATCTTGGGGTCTTGCGCAGTTGTTTGTAGAATTCTTTTTGATTACTGCATGGAAGTCATGTGGAATGCAGTCTTTTATGATGCTATTACAGAGTATTCTACTTCCTGGCGGAAAAGAAAACTATGGTTGGCTGATCAAAAGATTAGAATTCCTGCTAGTGTTAGAGATTATGTCAAGGAGACTGAAAAATTACCAAGTGAACTT TTCCTACCCGAGCAGGAGTCCTCTGATTGCAAATTTGATTGTCCTCCTGGTTTTGATCTTGTGATGGTTAAAAATGATAGTCAATCTCAATCACCTAGCATTTCTTCATTTGTGCCTGGGGGGGAGAAGTCATCTAAACTGAAGAGCCtatcatgcagttgtgcatataATGGCATCAAACGCATCTTAGAATGTGTAGAAAATGAGCTACACATGTCTACAAAGGTGTCTTTGGTTGAATATGTTGAAATTCTTGTCAAAGAGGAAGTGAGGAAGGTAGTTGAGTTATCAGAGGATGGCaaattgaataag ACTGTTGAATCTTCCATTCAATGTTGTCAGACAACTGAATATAGTTCGTCACAATTGCATGATGAACCAAGGATTGAATCCAATAAATTGTCTGTTGAGACATACAGTGATTCTATACAGGCTGGAAAACCCTTTGGTTCCTGTTCATCTGAGAATCTTTTGTCAAATTTTCTGGCAAGAGCTTTTGAAAAATCAGGGGCATATGTTGATGATACAATGGATGACCAAAATATTGATGAACCTCCACCACCGGGATTTGAAGATAATGCTAGAATTATTGTCCCTCCACCTACATGTAAATTCCAACCATCAAGATCAGATGAGTCCATTCCTAAGATCAGAGAGTATGTTGCGATGGCAATGTGCAGGCAGAAGTTACATGATGATGTACTAAGGGGGGGGATATTGGTGGTTATTGATGGTATCCTTCATCAATTTCTTGGAATTCATCGTACTTCAAGAAGACACCTTGAACCTGACTCTTATGTG GAAGGGACATCTAATGCAAATTGGGAACATGATAGCACCACTCTTGCTTCACTAGAAAAAGCGTGGGAAGGATCaaggaaatttaataattcagactCTATGGCGAACACATACTACCGCAAGAAAAAGTTGGTGCGGAAGAAGTTGGGTTCATCTTCTCTGTCTGTGACTCCTGTTGACACAGGGTTACAGCATCAGCCTGTGGAGAAGTCAAGAAAGCAGCACATTGTCAGAGATGTTTCTGAGAGTGTAGTGGTCAAACCTGTTGTTGCAACTCTGAAGAAGAGGAAAGTAACCAAGGGCCAGACTGAATTATCTGTTAATGCTAGGCCTCTAAAAACTGAAGTTAAAAGCAATTCACCAAGTTATCAATCATTGGCCAAAAATGCTACTCATCCAAAAGTAATAAAGATTAAGCGAACAGTTCCGAGACCTA ATAATAAGGTCGCAGAACATGTAAAGCATAGTAGGAAGAGTGTTTCAAACTTGAGTGAGGATTGTGCTAATGTGAACAAGGTTATCGATAGCAGTGGCCATGATGTTGGAATTGAGGAAGCACCAGCTCATGATTATTCCAAAAAGAATCTAAATG CAGCTAAGGTAGCAAAGCTGAAAAGGAAGCATTCAGTGGGTGGTGGGTCATCGCAACATCCTACAAAGATTATGAAAGTGGCCAATACTGCTTCCAAGCAAGTAGCAACTAGACTGGTTACAGTGCGAAAGACAAAGTCCTCTAAATCTAGAACATCAAATCCCTGCCCTAGGTCTGATGGATGTGCACGTTCTTCAATTAATGGGTGGGAATGGCACACCTGGTCGCGTAATGCAAGTCCTGCTGAAAGAGCACGTGTTAGGGGAATTCACTGTATTCATGCCAACTATTCGAGTTCTGAGGCTTATACTTCTCAGTTGTCTAATGGTAAGGTTCTTTCTGCTAGAACAAACAGGGTGAAGTTGCGGAATCTTCTTGCTGCAGCTGAAGGTGCTGACCTTTTAAAAGCTACACAATTGAAG GCAAGAAAAAAGCGTCTACGTTTCCAACGAAGCAAAATTCATGACTGGGGTCTTGTTGCATTGGAGCCAATTGAGGCTGAGGACTTTGTAATTGAATATGTTGGTGAACTAATTCGTCCTCGA ATATCTGATATACGAGAGCGTCTTTATGAGAAAATGGGAATTGGCAGCAGTTATCTTTTTAGACTTGATGATGGTTATGTG GTTGATGCTACGAAGCATGGCGGAATTGCAAGATTCATAAACCACTCTTGTGAG CCTAACTGCTATACCAAGGTCATAAGCGTTGAAGGTcagaaaaaaattttcatttatgcgAAACGACATATAGCTGCTGGGGAAGAAATCACTTACAACTACAAATTTCCTTTGGAGGAGAAAAAGATACCATGCAATTGTGGTTCAAGAAA GTGTCGTGGATCATTGAATTAG